The following are from one region of the Nicotiana tabacum cultivar K326 chromosome 3, ASM71507v2, whole genome shotgun sequence genome:
- the LOC107830366 gene encoding LOW QUALITY PROTEIN: putative Peroxidase 48 (The sequence of the model RefSeq protein was modified relative to this genomic sequence to represent the inferred CDS: inserted 2 bases in 2 codons; deleted 1 base in 1 codon): MLNKNWALMAVFSFLVAXIVTTMAAQTESVPGNVSEFRTPLRYDYYEEKCGNVENIVRRMMLRIVQLQHNAPAQLLRLLFHDCLFGSGCDASVLLADSNSENGTVERDAIPNRTLKGFDFIDMIKDEIEEACPGVVSCSDILVILVLATRDGIVLAGGLYYPVLTGRRDSKESFFDEAMAEIPRPNGNITETLRLFSLRGXDERETVALLGGHNIGKIGCEFIRPRLSNFMGTGLPDPTIPSDFLEELMQKCPDDNNTINNMFNEHTARGLSGSAISYSEGLSAVSSFGTSFDNHYYKTLTRGRGLLFADQQLMANEKTAAVVMDYALDERAIFRTEFAHAMDKLSNIGVLTGFQGEVRHSCSCSHLNSDQRELSVGVA; the protein is encoded by the exons atgttgaacaagaaCTGGGCTTTAATGGCGGTTTTCTCATTCTTGGTTG GCATCGTGACAACAATGGCAGCGCAAACAGAATCTGTGCCTGGTAATGTGTCTGAATTTCGTACGCCCCTTCGATATGATTATTATGAGGAGAAATGTGGGAATGTTGAGAACATTGTGAGGAGAATGATGCTGAGAATCGTTCAGCTGCAACACAACGCCCCAGCACAACTCTTGCGCCTTCTTTTCCATGATTGTTTATTTGGGTCC GGTTGTGATGCATCTGTTCTGCTAGCTGACAGTAATAGCGAGAATGGGACTGTTGAACGTGACGCCATCCCAAATAGGACATTGAAAGGCTTTGATTTCATTGATATGATAAAAGATGAGATTGAGGAGGCATGCCCTGGGGTTGTTTCTTGTTCTGATATCCTTGTC ATCCTTGTCCTTGCAACAAGAGATGGCATCGTTCTG GCCGGTGGTCTATATTATCCTGTGCTTACGGGCAGAAGGGACAGTAAGGAGTCATTCTTTGATGAGGCAATGGCTGAAATTCCACGACCAAACGGGAATATCACTGAAACACTTAGGCTGTTTTCGCTAAGAG TTGATGAGAGGGAAACGGTGGCACTACTTG GAGGACATAACATCGGGAAGATTGGTTGTGAATTCATTCGGCCAAGGCTCAGTAATTTCATGGGGACAGGTTTACCTGATCCAACGATTCCTTCTGATTTTCTTGAAGAGTTGATGCAGAAGTGTCCAGACGATAACAACACCATCAACAATATGTTCAACGAACATACAGCGAGGGGTCTGAGTGGGTCTGCTATATCATACTCCGAGGGACTGTCAGCGGTTTCGTCGTTTGGAACTTCATTTGATAATCACTATTACAAGACTCTGACAAGAGGACGAGGGCTGCTGTTTGCTGATCAACAGTTGATGGCTAATGAAAAGACGGCAGCGGTGGTGATGGATTATGCTTTGGATGAGAGGGCTATATTTAGGACTGAGTTTGCTCATGCCATGgataaattgtcaaatattggcGTTCTTACTGGATTCCAAGGAGAAGTTCGGCACAGTTGCTCCTGCTCCCATCTCAATTCTGATCAACGAGAACTATCGGTAGGAGTAGCCTAG
- the LOC107791770 gene encoding ribulose bisphosphate carboxylase small subunit, chloroplastic 2 translates to MASSVMSSAAAVATGANAAQASMVAPFTGLKSASSFPVTRKQNLDITSIASNGGRVQCMQVWPPINKKKYETLSYLPDLSQEQLLREVDYLLKNGWVPCLEFETEHGFVYRENNKSPGYYDGRYWTMWKLPMFGCTDATQVLAEVEEAKKAYPQAWIRIIGFDNVRQVQCISFIAYKPEGY, encoded by the exons ATGGCTTCCTCAGTTATGTCCTCAGCAGCTGCTGTTGCGACCGGCGCTAATGCTGCTCAAGCCAGCATGGTTGCACCCTTCACTGGCCTCAAGTCCGCCTCCTCCTTCCCTGTTACCAGGAAACAAAACCTTGACATTACCTCCATTGCTAGCAATGGTGGAAGAGTTCAATGCATGCAG GTGTGGCCACCAATTAACAAGAAGAAGTATGAGACACTCTCATACCTTCCTGATTTGAGCCAGGAGCAATTGCTTAGGGAAGTTGATTACCTTTTGAAAAATGGATGGGTTCCTTGCTTGGAATTCGAGACTGAG CACGGATTCGTCTACCGTGAGAACAATAAGTCACCAGGGTACTACGATGGTAGATACTGGACCATGTGGAAGTTGCCCATGTTCGGGTGCACTGATGCCACTCAGGTCTTGGCTGAGGTAGAGGAGGCAAAGAAGGCTTACCCACAGGCCTGGATCAGAATCATTGGATTCGACAACGTCCGTCAAGTGCAATGCATCAGTTTCATCGCCTACAAGCCCGAAGGCTACTAA